One genomic region from Branchiostoma lanceolatum isolate klBraLanc5 chromosome 7, klBraLanc5.hap2, whole genome shotgun sequence encodes:
- the LOC136439115 gene encoding WD repeat-containing protein 88-like isoform X1: protein MGDRNYLAYSFFVPSCQNFLHYSDYSYLRHKDVTKSRIAISIWNLATTETRKFQFSQHKSFLPIIIGQGALTMTEVDPLAIEIIEEGLDLDQKSLPPPSGVWEHEELAQVKVKVMRGHTECVNRCKLCCQDQKIFTVSNDKTARIWDIDTGAVLKTYNCHDMFITSGDISPDNTRFLTCSWDKTLRLWDTETGKMLWQGRHDGIVTCCRFSHNGKMVVSGSDLDHSVSVWHTGEGTLLHHLKDQHKSTITSCSFTPNDERICTTSMDKSTKLWDLESKRTTVKLEGHINVISSCCMDRNERWLCTSSWDKTLQVWDISTGMFRSQGPVSLSKGHEGSVSCCDFTRDGTLLVSGSYDQTVTLWDMETCMHKLSLKGHSDWVTDCSFSEDQKWVISCSKDKTMRFWNIEDTDHIPFVLEQRRAIGLKMVNCEQCGKAFSIAQLEDARELSLCVFCRLAQPNRNVPELDEV from the exons ATGGGTGATAGAAATTATTTAGCTTACTCCTTTTTTGTCCCCTCATGTCAGAATTTCTTGCATTATTCCGATTATTCGTATTTACGACATAAAGACGTCACAAAAAGCCGTATTGCGATATCAATCTGGAACTTGGCAACAACAGAAACGCGGAAGTTTCAGTTTTCACAACACAAGTCTTTTCTGCCAATTATCATCGGTCAAGGGGCTCTAACGATGACTGAAGTGGACCCGCTGGCGATCGAGATCATCGAGGAGGGTCTTGACTTGGATCAGAAGAGTTTGCCACCGCCGTCAGGCGTTTGGGAACATGAGGAGTTAGCTCAG GTGAAAGTGAAGGTGATGAGGGGACACACTGAATGTGTGAACaggtgtaaactgtgctgtcaGGACCAGAAAATCTTCACTGTATCAAATGACAAGACTGCCAGAATATGG GATATCGACACTGGTGCAGTTCTCAAGACCTACAACTGCCATGACATGTTTATCACATCAGGGGATATTAGTCCAGACAATACAAG GTTTCTAACATGTTCATGGGACAAGACTTTGAGACTGTGGGACACAGAAACAGGCAAGATGTTG TGGCAGGGACGACATGACGGCATTGTGACGTGCTGTCGCTTCTCACACAACGGCAAAATGGTGGTGTCTGGTTCTGACCTGGACCATTCTGTTAGTGTGTGGCACACAGGAGAGGGAACCCTTCTGCACCATTTGAAAG ACCAGCACAAGAGTACCATCACGTCCTGTTCTTTCACTCCTAATGATGAGAGGATCTGCACCACTTCCATGGACAAGTCCACTAAGCTGTGGGACCTGGAGTCAAAGAGAACAACTGTTAAGTTAGA AGGTCACATCAATGTCATCTCGTCCTGCTGTATGGACAGGAATGAGCGATGGCTCTGTACTTCATCCTGGGATAAAACCCTGCAGGTGTGGGACATCTCCACAGGCATGTTCAG ATCTCAAGGACCAGTTTCCCTGTCTAAAGGACATGAGGGGTCTGTCAGCTGTTGTGACTTCACCAGAGAtg GAACGTTGCTTGTGTCAGGGTCCTATGACCAGACAGTGACCCTGTGGGACATGGAGACCTGCATGCACAAACTCTCACTCAAG GGCCACTCTGATTGGGTGACAGACTGTAGCTTTAGTGAGGACCAGAAATGGGTCATCTCCTGTTCAAAG GATAAGACCATGAGATTTTGGAACATTGAAGACACAGACCACATTCCATTTGTTCTGGAACAAAGGAGGGCAATTGGACTCAAGATGGTTAAT TGTGAGCAGTGCGGGAAGGCCTTCTCCATTGCCCAGCTGGAGGATGCTCGCGAGCTGTCCTTGTGCGTGTTCTGTCGTCTGGCCCAGCCAAACAGGAACGTCCCAGAGTTGGATGAGGTCTGA
- the LOC136439115 gene encoding WD repeat-containing protein 88-like isoform X2, whose product MGDRNYLAYSFFVPSCQNFLHYSDYSYLRHKDVTKSRIAISIWNLATTETRKFQFSQHKSFLPIIIGQGALTMTEVDPLAIEIIEEGLDLDQKSLPPPSGVWEHEELAQVKVKVMRGHTECVNRCKLCCQDQKIFTVSNDKTARIWDIDTGAVLKTYNCHDMFITSGDISPDNTRFLTCSWDKTLRLWDTETGKMLWQGRHDGIVTCCRFSHNGKMVVSGSDLDHSVSVWHTGEGTLLHHLKDQHKSTITSCSFTPNDERICTTSMDKSTKLWDLESKRTTVKLEGHINVISSCCMDRNERWLCTSSWDKTLQVWDISTGMFRSQGPVSLSKGHEGSVSCCDFTRDGTLLVSGSYDQTVTLWDMETCMHKLSLKGHSDWVTDCSFSEDQKWVISCSKDKTMRFWNIEDTDHIPFVLEQRRAIGLKMVNCEQCGKAFSIAQLEDARELSLCVFCRLAQPNRNVPELDEV is encoded by the exons ATGGGTGATAGAAATTATTTAGCTTACTCCTTTTTTGTCCCCTCATGTCAGAATTTCTTGCATTATTCCGATTATTCGTATTTACGACATAAAGACGTCACAAAAAGCCGTATTGCGATATCAATCTGGAACTTGGCAACAACAGAAACGCGGAAGTTTCAGTTTTCACAACACAAGTCTTTTCTGCCAATTATCATCGGTCAAGGGGCTCTAACGATGACTGAAGTGGACCCGCTGGCGATCGAGATCATCGAGGAGGGTCTTGACTTGGATCAGAAGAGTTTGCCACCGCCGTCAGGCGTTTGGGAACATGAGGAGTTAGCTCAG GTGAAAGTGAAGGTGATGAGGGGACACACTGAATGTGTGAACaggtgtaaactgtgctgtcaGGACCAGAAAATCTTCACTGTATCAAATGACAAGACTGCCAGAATATGG GATATCGACACTGGTGCAGTTCTCAAGACCTACAACTGCCATGACATGTTTATCACATCAGGGGATATTAGTCCAGACAATACAAG GTTTCTAACATGTTCATGGGACAAGACTTTGAGACTGTGGGACACAGAAACAGGCAAGATGTTG TGGCAGGGACGACATGACGGCATTGTGACGTGCTGTCGCTTCTCACACAACGGCAAAATGGTGGTGTCTGGTTCTGACCTGGACCATTCTGTTAGTGTGTGGCACACAGGAGAGGGAACCCTTCTGCACCATTTGAAAG ACCAGCACAAGAGTACCATCACGTCCTGTTCTTTCACTCCTAATGATGAGAGGATCTGCACCACTTCCATGGACAAGTCCACTAAGCTGTGGGACCTGGAGTCAAAGAGAACAACTGTTAAGTTAGA AGGTCACATCAATGTCATCTCGTCCTGCTGTATGGACAGGAATGAGCGATGGCTCTGTACTTCATCCTGGGATAAAACCCTGCAGGTGTGGGACATCTCCACAGGCATGTTCAG ATCTCAAGGACCAGTTTCCCTGTCTAAAGGACATGAGGGGTCTGTCAGCTGTTGTGACTTCACCAGAGAtg GAACGTTGCTTGTGTCAGGGTCCTATGACCAGACAGTGACCCTGTGGGACATGGAGACCTGCATGCACAAACTCTCACTCAAG GGCCACTCTGATTGGGTGACAGACTGTAGCTTTAGTGAGGACCAGAAATGGGTCATCTCCTGTTCAAAG GATAAGACCATGAGATTTTGGAACATTGAAGACACAGACCACATTCCATTTGTTCTGGAACAAAGGAGGGCAATTGGACTCAAGATGGTTAAT TGTGAGCAGTGCGGGAAGGCCTTCTCCATTGCCCAGCTGGAGGATGCTCGCGAGCTGTCCTTGTGCGTGTTCTGTCGTCTGGCCCAGCCAAACAGGAACGTCCCAGAGTTGGATGAG GTCTGA
- the LOC136439115 gene encoding WD repeat-containing protein 88-like isoform X4, with protein MARPRPTINTNTNIKVKVKVMRGHTECVNRCKLCCQDQKIFTVSNDKTARIWDIDTGAVLKTYNCHDMFITSGDISPDNTRFLTCSWDKTLRLWDTETGKMLWQGRHDGIVTCCRFSHNGKMVVSGSDLDHSVSVWHTGEGTLLHHLKDQHKSTITSCSFTPNDERICTTSMDKSTKLWDLESKRTTVKLEGHINVISSCCMDRNERWLCTSSWDKTLQVWDISTGMFRSQGPVSLSKGHEGSVSCCDFTRDGTLLVSGSYDQTVTLWDMETCMHKLSLKGHSDWVTDCSFSEDQKWVISCSKDKTMRFWNIEDTDHIPFVLEQRRAIGLKMVNCEQCGKAFSIAQLEDARELSLCVFCRLAQPNRNVPELDEV; from the exons GTGAAAGTGAAGGTGATGAGGGGACACACTGAATGTGTGAACaggtgtaaactgtgctgtcaGGACCAGAAAATCTTCACTGTATCAAATGACAAGACTGCCAGAATATGG GATATCGACACTGGTGCAGTTCTCAAGACCTACAACTGCCATGACATGTTTATCACATCAGGGGATATTAGTCCAGACAATACAAG GTTTCTAACATGTTCATGGGACAAGACTTTGAGACTGTGGGACACAGAAACAGGCAAGATGTTG TGGCAGGGACGACATGACGGCATTGTGACGTGCTGTCGCTTCTCACACAACGGCAAAATGGTGGTGTCTGGTTCTGACCTGGACCATTCTGTTAGTGTGTGGCACACAGGAGAGGGAACCCTTCTGCACCATTTGAAAG ACCAGCACAAGAGTACCATCACGTCCTGTTCTTTCACTCCTAATGATGAGAGGATCTGCACCACTTCCATGGACAAGTCCACTAAGCTGTGGGACCTGGAGTCAAAGAGAACAACTGTTAAGTTAGA AGGTCACATCAATGTCATCTCGTCCTGCTGTATGGACAGGAATGAGCGATGGCTCTGTACTTCATCCTGGGATAAAACCCTGCAGGTGTGGGACATCTCCACAGGCATGTTCAG ATCTCAAGGACCAGTTTCCCTGTCTAAAGGACATGAGGGGTCTGTCAGCTGTTGTGACTTCACCAGAGAtg GAACGTTGCTTGTGTCAGGGTCCTATGACCAGACAGTGACCCTGTGGGACATGGAGACCTGCATGCACAAACTCTCACTCAAG GGCCACTCTGATTGGGTGACAGACTGTAGCTTTAGTGAGGACCAGAAATGGGTCATCTCCTGTTCAAAG GATAAGACCATGAGATTTTGGAACATTGAAGACACAGACCACATTCCATTTGTTCTGGAACAAAGGAGGGCAATTGGACTCAAGATGGTTAAT TGTGAGCAGTGCGGGAAGGCCTTCTCCATTGCCCAGCTGGAGGATGCTCGCGAGCTGTCCTTGTGCGTGTTCTGTCGTCTGGCCCAGCCAAACAGGAACGTCCCAGAGTTGGATGAGGTCTGA
- the LOC136439115 gene encoding WD repeat-containing protein 88-like isoform X5 produces MRGHTECVNRCKLCCQDQKIFTVSNDKTARIWDIDTGAVLKTYNCHDMFITSGDISPDNTRFLTCSWDKTLRLWDTETGKMLWQGRHDGIVTCCRFSHNGKMVVSGSDLDHSVSVWHTGEGTLLHHLKDQHKSTITSCSFTPNDERICTTSMDKSTKLWDLESKRTTVKLEGHINVISSCCMDRNERWLCTSSWDKTLQVWDISTGMFRSQGPVSLSKGHEGSVSCCDFTRDGTLLVSGSYDQTVTLWDMETCMHKLSLKGHSDWVTDCSFSEDQKWVISCSKDKTMRFWNIEDTDHIPFVLEQRRAIGLKMVNCEQCGKAFSIAQLEDARELSLCVFCRLAQPNRNVPELDEV; encoded by the exons ATGAGGGGACACACTGAATGTGTGAACaggtgtaaactgtgctgtcaGGACCAGAAAATCTTCACTGTATCAAATGACAAGACTGCCAGAATATGG GATATCGACACTGGTGCAGTTCTCAAGACCTACAACTGCCATGACATGTTTATCACATCAGGGGATATTAGTCCAGACAATACAAG GTTTCTAACATGTTCATGGGACAAGACTTTGAGACTGTGGGACACAGAAACAGGCAAGATGTTG TGGCAGGGACGACATGACGGCATTGTGACGTGCTGTCGCTTCTCACACAACGGCAAAATGGTGGTGTCTGGTTCTGACCTGGACCATTCTGTTAGTGTGTGGCACACAGGAGAGGGAACCCTTCTGCACCATTTGAAAG ACCAGCACAAGAGTACCATCACGTCCTGTTCTTTCACTCCTAATGATGAGAGGATCTGCACCACTTCCATGGACAAGTCCACTAAGCTGTGGGACCTGGAGTCAAAGAGAACAACTGTTAAGTTAGA AGGTCACATCAATGTCATCTCGTCCTGCTGTATGGACAGGAATGAGCGATGGCTCTGTACTTCATCCTGGGATAAAACCCTGCAGGTGTGGGACATCTCCACAGGCATGTTCAG ATCTCAAGGACCAGTTTCCCTGTCTAAAGGACATGAGGGGTCTGTCAGCTGTTGTGACTTCACCAGAGAtg GAACGTTGCTTGTGTCAGGGTCCTATGACCAGACAGTGACCCTGTGGGACATGGAGACCTGCATGCACAAACTCTCACTCAAG GGCCACTCTGATTGGGTGACAGACTGTAGCTTTAGTGAGGACCAGAAATGGGTCATCTCCTGTTCAAAG GATAAGACCATGAGATTTTGGAACATTGAAGACACAGACCACATTCCATTTGTTCTGGAACAAAGGAGGGCAATTGGACTCAAGATGGTTAAT TGTGAGCAGTGCGGGAAGGCCTTCTCCATTGCCCAGCTGGAGGATGCTCGCGAGCTGTCCTTGTGCGTGTTCTGTCGTCTGGCCCAGCCAAACAGGAACGTCCCAGAGTTGGATGAGGTCTGA
- the LOC136439115 gene encoding WD repeat-containing protein 88-like isoform X3 → MVGPFSVSGRAGIMAVAYDSDSALGDSPVPWWGDEYEESQDGVKVKVMRGHTECVNRCKLCCQDQKIFTVSNDKTARIWDIDTGAVLKTYNCHDMFITSGDISPDNTRFLTCSWDKTLRLWDTETGKMLWQGRHDGIVTCCRFSHNGKMVVSGSDLDHSVSVWHTGEGTLLHHLKDQHKSTITSCSFTPNDERICTTSMDKSTKLWDLESKRTTVKLEGHINVISSCCMDRNERWLCTSSWDKTLQVWDISTGMFRSQGPVSLSKGHEGSVSCCDFTRDGTLLVSGSYDQTVTLWDMETCMHKLSLKGHSDWVTDCSFSEDQKWVISCSKDKTMRFWNIEDTDHIPFVLEQRRAIGLKMVNCEQCGKAFSIAQLEDARELSLCVFCRLAQPNRNVPELDEV, encoded by the exons ATGGTTGGTCCCTTCAGTGTATCAGGGAGAGCAGGGATCATGGCAGTGGCGTACGACTCTGACTCTGCCCTGGGGGACAGCCCTGTCCCCTGGTGGGGGGACGAATATGAAGAGAGTCAAGACGGG GTGAAAGTGAAGGTGATGAGGGGACACACTGAATGTGTGAACaggtgtaaactgtgctgtcaGGACCAGAAAATCTTCACTGTATCAAATGACAAGACTGCCAGAATATGG GATATCGACACTGGTGCAGTTCTCAAGACCTACAACTGCCATGACATGTTTATCACATCAGGGGATATTAGTCCAGACAATACAAG GTTTCTAACATGTTCATGGGACAAGACTTTGAGACTGTGGGACACAGAAACAGGCAAGATGTTG TGGCAGGGACGACATGACGGCATTGTGACGTGCTGTCGCTTCTCACACAACGGCAAAATGGTGGTGTCTGGTTCTGACCTGGACCATTCTGTTAGTGTGTGGCACACAGGAGAGGGAACCCTTCTGCACCATTTGAAAG ACCAGCACAAGAGTACCATCACGTCCTGTTCTTTCACTCCTAATGATGAGAGGATCTGCACCACTTCCATGGACAAGTCCACTAAGCTGTGGGACCTGGAGTCAAAGAGAACAACTGTTAAGTTAGA AGGTCACATCAATGTCATCTCGTCCTGCTGTATGGACAGGAATGAGCGATGGCTCTGTACTTCATCCTGGGATAAAACCCTGCAGGTGTGGGACATCTCCACAGGCATGTTCAG ATCTCAAGGACCAGTTTCCCTGTCTAAAGGACATGAGGGGTCTGTCAGCTGTTGTGACTTCACCAGAGAtg GAACGTTGCTTGTGTCAGGGTCCTATGACCAGACAGTGACCCTGTGGGACATGGAGACCTGCATGCACAAACTCTCACTCAAG GGCCACTCTGATTGGGTGACAGACTGTAGCTTTAGTGAGGACCAGAAATGGGTCATCTCCTGTTCAAAG GATAAGACCATGAGATTTTGGAACATTGAAGACACAGACCACATTCCATTTGTTCTGGAACAAAGGAGGGCAATTGGACTCAAGATGGTTAAT TGTGAGCAGTGCGGGAAGGCCTTCTCCATTGCCCAGCTGGAGGATGCTCGCGAGCTGTCCTTGTGCGTGTTCTGTCGTCTGGCCCAGCCAAACAGGAACGTCCCAGAGTTGGATGAGGTCTGA